A stretch of Paludisphaera borealis DNA encodes these proteins:
- a CDS encoding CRTAC1 family protein, producing the protein MPLDTSQHRRWVRFVALIVMLFAASACQSGDEPTEIPKSPPPGQSLPKVAEAPAAVEPLKDEIPPAELDAVSTAHFRGLGLMEQYEYRKAAEAFRDVRRRAPGWIAGSINLAIALLNDSGAQASEAKKSGDGAAVQSHFDEALNLLQGVLDRDPDNRHAHFCRGIILEQQGALDRAHTHFRRVTELDPNDAAAWYWTASTLTDPADPTQPAGPAQAKEQVELLTKALACDPYLTPAIYKLSFAYRLAGEPAKQKELLDRWREINPDRQQPVPGPGNSAEKVYGEMGRYALGMNPFGPAEAAKFARAAPPKFDRPEPFHVKLADGDRWAGRGDFQGKHAVIDRVRARFGAGVATFDADGDGKTDVYLTSAVIGPKGPHDVLLLNKGDGAFEDASAAFGLSPDQASLGAAAADFDADRRIDLFLTGVGGNRLLRNKDGKAFEDLTASLKNPGPPALSLAARWLDLDQDGDLDLYVVNYTAAEHADKAFIAGQPAPPGLANSVYRNDGQPAAIPGSPAPAWAPLAVAWENVKANQGLSVNLVPWTGMEPLLGGVTAHTGVAACDVDGDRDIDLILTADSAPSVAVLNDRLGAFHEVALKDALPIENASGLLTADFDADGRPDLAAPSANGRLQVWRNTTERSTAADTQITFEKFAANAENWRSAVAFDMDLDGHVDLLGLSLDAPKWSRNERSRLAAEPLPIGIETPALDGLALVDLAGDALPDLLVLSPGAPPTLARALGNGNHWLGLRLGGHWRVKPELMRTNSHAVGARVLVQGQGIQVAYDHTTPDSGLGQSIGPVVLGLGSRQAAELVHVRWPDGVMQCELNVPCDQSMVLSENNRKTGSCPVLFTWNGERFVCLGDFLGGGGMGYLVAPGVYGQPDRDESVAIAADQLRAEQGAFRISITEPMDEVAYLDKLTLDVVDRPPGASVALDERFAPTGPRPTGGLLAWRRAVEPAKATDLAGRDMAEALKHWDRRTVDGFALRNGWIGYAEEHGIVLDFGDRLSGFGPDNRLVLCLAGWVEYPYSQTNYAAATAGVSLKPPVIERRRDDGTWQVIEPHAGYPAGLPRMTTLDLTGKLGGGRCVLRIRTNMECYYDQAFVAVRDADAERALKVTSLPVARAVLGHRGYTREISPDGRLPLVYDYDYIDPAPLARMSGRLTRYGDVAKLLQSDDDQHCVVGPGDEARIEFAALDLPALPDGWTRSYVLRSIGYCKDADPFTAGSDTVEPLPWRGMPDFPFADPKTERPRDPAYERYLREYQTRPAGGPEAKL; encoded by the coding sequence ATGCCGCTAGACACCTCCCAGCATCGTCGCTGGGTACGGTTCGTCGCCCTGATCGTGATGCTGTTCGCCGCATCGGCCTGCCAGAGCGGCGACGAACCCACGGAGATTCCCAAGTCGCCGCCGCCGGGCCAGAGCCTTCCGAAGGTCGCCGAAGCCCCCGCGGCGGTCGAACCGCTCAAGGACGAGATCCCGCCCGCGGAGCTCGACGCCGTGTCGACGGCCCATTTCCGGGGCCTGGGCCTGATGGAGCAGTACGAGTACCGCAAGGCGGCCGAGGCGTTTCGCGACGTCCGCCGCCGCGCGCCCGGTTGGATCGCCGGGTCGATCAACCTGGCGATCGCCCTCCTGAACGACAGCGGCGCGCAAGCCTCCGAAGCCAAGAAGTCCGGCGACGGCGCCGCGGTCCAGAGTCACTTCGACGAAGCCCTGAATCTACTTCAGGGCGTTCTCGATCGCGACCCCGACAACCGCCACGCGCACTTCTGCCGGGGGATCATCCTCGAACAGCAGGGCGCGCTCGACCGGGCCCACACGCACTTCCGTCGCGTGACCGAACTGGACCCCAACGACGCCGCGGCTTGGTACTGGACCGCGAGCACCCTGACCGACCCGGCCGACCCGACCCAGCCCGCCGGCCCCGCGCAAGCCAAGGAGCAAGTCGAGCTGCTGACCAAGGCCCTCGCGTGCGATCCCTACCTGACGCCGGCCATCTACAAGCTCTCGTTCGCCTACCGGCTGGCCGGCGAGCCCGCCAAGCAGAAGGAGCTGCTCGACCGCTGGCGCGAGATCAATCCGGACCGCCAGCAGCCCGTCCCCGGCCCCGGCAATTCGGCCGAGAAGGTCTACGGCGAGATGGGCCGATACGCCCTCGGGATGAACCCGTTCGGGCCGGCTGAAGCGGCCAAGTTCGCGAGAGCCGCGCCGCCGAAGTTCGACCGCCCCGAGCCGTTCCACGTGAAACTGGCCGACGGCGACCGCTGGGCCGGACGCGGCGACTTCCAGGGCAAGCACGCCGTGATCGACCGGGTCCGAGCCCGGTTCGGGGCAGGGGTCGCCACGTTCGACGCCGACGGCGACGGCAAGACCGACGTCTATCTGACTTCCGCCGTGATCGGGCCCAAGGGCCCGCACGACGTCCTGCTCCTGAACAAAGGCGACGGTGCGTTTGAGGACGCCTCGGCCGCGTTCGGCCTTTCCCCCGATCAAGCCAGCCTGGGCGCGGCCGCCGCCGACTTCGACGCCGACCGCCGCATCGACCTGTTCCTGACCGGCGTCGGCGGCAACCGGTTGCTTCGCAACAAGGACGGCAAAGCCTTCGAAGACCTGACCGCCTCGCTCAAGAACCCCGGCCCCCCCGCGCTTTCGCTCGCCGCCCGCTGGCTCGATCTCGACCAGGACGGAGACCTCGACCTCTACGTCGTCAACTACACCGCCGCCGAGCACGCCGACAAAGCCTTCATCGCCGGCCAGCCCGCGCCGCCGGGCCTGGCGAATTCGGTCTACCGCAACGACGGCCAGCCGGCGGCCATCCCCGGCAGTCCCGCGCCCGCCTGGGCGCCCCTGGCCGTCGCCTGGGAGAACGTCAAGGCGAACCAGGGCCTCTCGGTCAACCTCGTCCCCTGGACGGGCATGGAGCCGCTCCTGGGAGGCGTGACGGCCCACACCGGAGTCGCCGCCTGCGACGTCGACGGCGACCGCGACATCGACCTGATCCTGACCGCCGACTCCGCCCCCAGCGTCGCCGTCCTCAACGACCGGCTGGGCGCGTTCCACGAAGTCGCGCTCAAGGACGCGCTGCCGATCGAGAACGCCTCGGGCCTGCTGACGGCCGATTTCGACGCCGACGGCCGACCCGACCTCGCCGCGCCTTCCGCGAACGGTCGGCTCCAGGTCTGGCGGAACACGACCGAGCGATCGACCGCGGCCGACACCCAAATCACCTTCGAGAAGTTCGCCGCGAACGCCGAGAACTGGCGATCGGCCGTCGCCTTCGACATGGACCTCGACGGCCACGTCGACCTCCTGGGCCTTTCGCTCGACGCGCCGAAGTGGTCCCGCAACGAGCGGAGCCGGCTGGCCGCCGAGCCCCTGCCGATCGGAATCGAGACGCCGGCCCTCGACGGCCTGGCGCTGGTCGACCTGGCGGGCGACGCGCTCCCCGACCTGCTCGTCCTCAGCCCCGGCGCGCCGCCGACGTTGGCCCGCGCCCTGGGCAACGGCAACCACTGGCTGGGGCTCCGGCTGGGCGGCCACTGGCGGGTCAAGCCCGAGCTGATGCGGACGAACTCGCACGCCGTCGGCGCGCGGGTGCTCGTGCAAGGGCAGGGGATTCAAGTGGCTTATGATCACACGACGCCCGACTCGGGCCTCGGCCAGTCGATCGGCCCGGTGGTCCTCGGCCTGGGAAGTCGACAGGCGGCCGAGCTGGTCCACGTCCGCTGGCCCGACGGCGTCATGCAGTGCGAACTGAACGTCCCCTGCGATCAAAGCATGGTCTTATCAGAGAACAACCGCAAGACCGGGAGCTGCCCGGTCCTTTTCACGTGGAACGGCGAGCGGTTCGTCTGCCTCGGCGACTTCCTGGGAGGCGGCGGCATGGGCTACCTCGTCGCCCCCGGCGTCTACGGCCAGCCCGACCGCGACGAGTCGGTGGCGATCGCCGCCGACCAGCTTCGCGCGGAGCAGGGGGCCTTCCGGATCTCGATCACCGAACCGATGGACGAAGTCGCCTATCTCGATAAATTGACGCTCGACGTCGTCGACCGCCCCCCCGGCGCTTCGGTCGCGCTCGACGAGCGGTTCGCCCCGACCGGCCCCCGGCCGACCGGCGGCTTGCTCGCCTGGCGACGGGCCGTCGAGCCCGCCAAGGCGACCGACCTGGCCGGCCGCGACATGGCCGAAGCGCTCAAGCATTGGGACCGCCGCACGGTCGACGGCTTCGCTCTGCGCAACGGCTGGATCGGCTACGCCGAGGAGCATGGGATCGTCCTCGATTTCGGCGACCGACTGAGCGGCTTCGGCCCCGACAACCGCCTCGTCCTCTGCCTCGCGGGGTGGGTCGAGTATCCGTACTCGCAGACCAACTACGCCGCGGCGACGGCCGGTGTTTCGCTCAAGCCTCCGGTGATCGAGCGCCGGCGCGACGACGGGACGTGGCAAGTGATCGAGCCGCACGCCGGCTACCCCGCCGGGCTCCCTCGAATGACGACGCTCGACCTCACCGGCAAGCTCGGCGGCGGGCGCTGCGTCCTGCGGATTCGGACGAACATGGAGTGCTATTACGACCAGGCTTTCGTCGCCGTCCGCGACGCCGACGCCGAGAGAGCGCTCAAGGTCACGAGCCTCCCCGTGGCCCGCGCCGTGCTCGGTCATCGCGGCTACACGCGCGAGATTTCGCCCGACGGCCGCTTGCCGCTGGTCTACGATTACGACTACATCGACCCCGCTCCGCTGGCCCGGATGTCGGGCCGGCTCACCCGCTACGGCGACGTCGCCAAGCTGCTGCAATCCGACGACGACCAGCACTGCGTCGTCGGCCCCGGCGACGAGGCGCGGATCGAGTTCGCCGCCCTCGACCTCCCGGCCCTGCCCGACGGCTGGACCCGAAGCTACGTTTTGCGAAGTATCGGTTATTGCAAGGACGCCGATCCGTTCACCGCCGGAAGCGACACGGTCGAACCGTTGCCCTGGCGCGGGATGCCCGACTTCCCGTTCGCCGACCCCAAGACCGAACGTCCCCGCGATCCCGCTTATGAGCGTTATCTACGCGAGTACCAAACCCGCCCCGCCGGCGGGCCTGAAGCGAAGCTGTAA
- a CDS encoding nitrilase-related carbon-nitrogen hydrolase: MIERYYAAVCQTDLPCPRSRDEIASRVGFLLGMIDRAVVGYEPFFDVRLVVFPEFAHAAPVYETVDELREKLAVPIPNEHTDRYAAKAKERGIYIQTGTFLEVDSKWPGAVFNTTCLIGPDGLLSRYRKVNPWLPWEVHASPHDLPGYDEPLFPVVETEIGRLGAAICYDWLFPEAIRALALAGAEILIRVSAYMDPWGATPPLDWWTLFNRARAVENMAYVVAANQGARAENYPPFSWPGGSMIVDYDGRILSQADPGPFEKIVVGPIDLAALRAERQRRRGHHLLSHLRAEAYTDLYARPIHRPATRS; the protein is encoded by the coding sequence GTGATCGAACGCTATTACGCCGCCGTCTGCCAGACTGACTTACCCTGTCCTCGGAGCCGCGACGAGATCGCCAGCCGGGTCGGATTCCTGCTCGGGATGATCGACCGCGCGGTGGTCGGTTACGAGCCGTTCTTCGACGTCCGGCTCGTCGTCTTCCCCGAGTTCGCCCATGCCGCGCCGGTGTACGAGACCGTGGACGAGCTGCGCGAAAAGCTGGCGGTGCCGATCCCCAACGAGCACACCGACCGCTACGCCGCCAAGGCGAAAGAGCGGGGGATCTACATCCAGACGGGAACGTTTTTGGAGGTCGACAGCAAGTGGCCGGGGGCGGTTTTCAACACGACCTGCCTGATCGGCCCCGACGGCCTTCTGAGCCGATACCGCAAGGTGAATCCCTGGCTGCCGTGGGAAGTTCACGCCAGCCCCCACGACCTTCCCGGCTACGACGAGCCGTTGTTCCCGGTGGTCGAGACCGAGATCGGCCGCCTGGGCGCGGCGATCTGCTACGACTGGCTGTTTCCAGAAGCCATTCGCGCGCTGGCGCTGGCGGGGGCCGAAATCTTGATCCGGGTGTCGGCGTATATGGACCCCTGGGGCGCGACGCCGCCGCTCGACTGGTGGACGCTGTTCAACCGGGCGCGCGCGGTGGAGAACATGGCGTACGTGGTGGCCGCCAACCAGGGGGCGAGGGCCGAGAACTACCCGCCGTTCTCGTGGCCCGGCGGCAGCATGATCGTCGACTACGACGGCCGCATTCTCTCGCAGGCCGATCCCGGACCGTTCGAGAAGATCGTGGTCGGCCCGATCGATCTCGCCGCCCTCCGCGCCGAACGCCAGCGCCGGCGCGGGCATCATCTGCTTTCGCACCTCCGCGCCGAAGCCTATACTGACCTCTACGCCCGGCCCATCCATCGCCCCGCGACGCGGTCCTGA
- a CDS encoding tetratricopeptide repeat protein, translated as MSKRLLHATALTLVLAAAFPARAQTHRSRSAPSGSAPAQAGSDQTDGGDGSSDAKVPGSVSSGWARYRGPFYIATATPSGIVYTFFPPPFGMPVVVGAGNVSGPLAAPPRFDRGTVAPLPPPGLIRPAQPERPVVQVRRSDINRSSQLVTLGDRMFRIANWKRAEERYLQAARLDPRAAAPRARLSQIALVREQYREAADRLREAEIAQPGWIVTAPDVQALYAEPADFARYVAKLESHLHAHPDDRDAWLVLGAQWYLSGRAGRAADVFLRLDDPHRRPDLILAAFLDATNHQKQSQPARPTPIPPEPGDPFKAPDREP; from the coding sequence ATGTCGAAACGACTTCTCCACGCGACGGCTCTGACGCTGGTCCTGGCCGCGGCCTTCCCGGCCCGAGCCCAGACTCACCGCTCGAGATCCGCGCCGTCAGGATCGGCGCCGGCTCAGGCCGGATCGGATCAAACCGACGGCGGGGACGGCTCGTCCGATGCGAAGGTCCCCGGCTCCGTCTCGTCGGGGTGGGCTCGCTATCGTGGTCCCTTCTACATCGCCACCGCGACGCCTTCTGGAATCGTCTACACGTTCTTCCCGCCGCCGTTCGGCATGCCGGTCGTGGTTGGTGCCGGCAACGTCAGCGGCCCCTTGGCCGCGCCCCCGAGGTTTGATCGGGGGACCGTCGCGCCGCTTCCGCCTCCCGGCCTGATACGGCCGGCCCAGCCCGAGCGCCCGGTGGTCCAGGTCCGGCGGAGCGATATCAACCGCTCGTCCCAGCTCGTGACGCTGGGCGACCGGATGTTCCGGATCGCGAACTGGAAGCGGGCCGAGGAACGCTACCTTCAAGCGGCGCGTCTTGATCCCCGCGCGGCGGCCCCTCGGGCCCGGCTCTCCCAGATCGCACTCGTCCGCGAGCAGTACCGCGAGGCGGCCGATCGGCTTCGCGAGGCCGAGATCGCTCAGCCGGGCTGGATCGTCACCGCGCCCGACGTGCAGGCGCTCTACGCCGAGCCGGCCGACTTCGCGCGGTACGTCGCCAAGCTCGAATCGCACCTCCACGCACACCCCGACGACCGAGACGCCTGGCTCGTGCTCGGCGCGCAGTGGTATCTCTCGGGCCGGGCGGGGAGGGCGGCCGACGTCTTCCTCCGGCTCGACGATCCGCACCGCCGGCCCGACTTGATCCTCGCCGCCTTCCTCGACGCCACCAACCATCAGAAACAATCGCAGCCCGCCAGACCGACCCCGATCCCGCCCGAACCCGGCGACCCGTTCAAGGCGCCGGATCGCGAGCCCTGA